The following coding sequences are from one Comamonas koreensis window:
- a CDS encoding RHS repeat protein, which yields MTKKLYRYCAFVLMTIYAHTSFSQEVIPDLYKDPGLYPNRDYINQSISENIDPFSGSLQRQYVDLHLPGNGGFDLKVIRSYNSSSVEPLNPAAYESSSGAGVGWSIHFGRVLKNKERTICLNKNAQTVADNPVLELPDGSRQLLVFTGNSSPLMLTTQRWRADCINSGGLRVFSPDGIQYEMTHLVNMTGGVNPIFAWFTTKIIDRNGNNAVINYKASASSEISNIVTNDGRNIAFTYADSGARTPRISRISSAGQAWNYGYQAVPNVLYSYFLTSVTRPDGTSWKYQYNGNLNTLPGSHVMRNVTYPQGGVINYTYDFVYFDSQANPLSRTTVVKGKSSNNGGNWSFRYAPGSRNTYDTTTVTTPSGTITYQHIGPNYSSSGTVWMVGLLMSKKTGNAQTETYTWDKQKISNENYFRPGAFVTKVDSGQTNAPILTKKTTVRDGATYTVTNSQFDGYGNPRTVVESGTSGGSKTTTISYYTNAAKWIINKPQNESFTGSSISRAFDGNGNLTSFTEDGVTTTYRYDSQGNMVAKTLPRSQVHNYSNFKRGIPQSETQPESISIRRQVDDAGNVISETNGDGHTTRLRYDGMNRITSIDYPAGSSVSVAYTATTKTATRGALVERTVYNGFGQATGVTLGGIARKFTVDVLGRRTFESDPDSNAGTSYQFDILDRITRISNADNTSSNVVYGAGTKRVTDERGNVTTYSYRSYGDPDQQLLMGISAPEASASVTIARNSKGLMTSATQAGLTRSYKYNSNYHLESVTNPETGVTKYGRDAAGNMTSSAVGASATTRYAYDAQNRLTSITYPSGTPNVSNTYSKTHMPLTARSSTGNRSYSYDANGNMTSETLQVDGQTFKATYSYNGLDQLASITYPSGKTVSYSPNALGRPTQVSGYVRNITYWPSGQLRQINYLNGTITEYQQNARLWPSTFTTRRGGGVNYNNNSYSYGGVGNLTSIRDSVDADYNRTLSYDKINRLISSNGPWGSGVLGYGGNGNITSQKFGNNTLSYNYDNNNKLTSTQKGGVATTIATMHMGILSSVMVRSTPMTMPLT from the coding sequence ATGACTAAAAAGCTATATCGCTATTGTGCGTTTGTATTGATGACGATCTATGCGCATACTAGCTTTTCTCAAGAGGTCATACCTGATTTATACAAAGATCCCGGGCTGTATCCCAACCGGGATTATATTAATCAAAGCATCAGTGAAAATATTGATCCATTCTCTGGATCGTTGCAGCGTCAGTACGTTGACCTCCATCTTCCCGGAAATGGGGGGTTTGATCTTAAGGTGATAAGGTCTTACAACAGTTCTTCTGTTGAGCCACTGAACCCTGCGGCCTACGAATCGTCCTCTGGCGCTGGGGTAGGGTGGAGCATTCACTTCGGCCGCGTTTTAAAAAACAAAGAGCGCACCATCTGTTTGAATAAGAATGCCCAAACAGTGGCTGATAATCCAGTTCTGGAACTGCCAGATGGTAGTCGCCAACTCCTGGTATTTACTGGCAACTCATCGCCTCTGATGCTGACGACACAGCGATGGAGAGCAGACTGTATCAACAGTGGCGGATTAAGGGTATTTTCCCCAGATGGCATACAGTATGAGATGACCCATCTGGTGAACATGACTGGCGGCGTTAACCCTATATTTGCATGGTTCACCACCAAAATCATTGATAGAAACGGAAACAATGCCGTTATCAATTACAAAGCGAGTGCATCTTCAGAAATATCCAATATTGTGACCAATGACGGCCGCAACATAGCATTTACTTATGCCGACAGTGGTGCAAGAACTCCCAGAATCAGTCGAATCAGTAGTGCGGGACAAGCCTGGAATTATGGTTACCAGGCTGTGCCGAATGTCCTGTATAGCTACTTTTTAACATCGGTGACGCGGCCCGATGGCACATCTTGGAAATACCAATACAACGGTAATCTAAATACCTTGCCCGGTAGTCATGTGATGAGGAATGTGACCTATCCGCAAGGAGGTGTTATCAACTACACATACGATTTTGTATATTTTGACAGTCAGGCGAATCCATTGAGCCGAACGACGGTCGTCAAAGGCAAAAGCAGCAATAATGGCGGCAATTGGAGCTTTCGCTATGCCCCCGGCAGCCGCAACACGTATGACACTACTACTGTCACCACCCCTAGTGGCACCATCACCTATCAACATATAGGTCCCAATTACTCAAGCTCGGGTACGGTCTGGATGGTAGGGTTGCTAATGTCTAAGAAGACAGGTAATGCACAAACCGAAACCTACACCTGGGACAAACAAAAAATATCCAACGAAAACTATTTCAGGCCAGGTGCATTTGTCACCAAGGTAGATTCCGGACAAACCAACGCACCCATCCTGACCAAGAAGACCACGGTGCGCGATGGTGCAACCTATACCGTCACCAACAGCCAATTTGACGGCTATGGAAATCCAAGAACGGTTGTTGAGTCTGGTACTTCAGGTGGAAGCAAGACTACTACCATTAGCTACTACACGAATGCTGCTAAATGGATCATCAATAAGCCCCAAAATGAAAGCTTCACCGGCAGCTCGATAAGCCGCGCGTTCGATGGGAATGGAAACTTGACCTCTTTTACTGAGGATGGAGTCACTACCACTTATCGGTATGATTCGCAAGGCAATATGGTTGCAAAAACTCTGCCCCGCTCGCAGGTACATAACTACTCCAATTTCAAGCGAGGCATACCCCAGTCCGAAACGCAGCCCGAGAGCATTTCTATCAGAAGGCAAGTGGATGATGCTGGTAATGTCATATCGGAAACCAATGGAGATGGGCATACAACTAGGTTGAGATATGACGGTATGAACAGAATCACATCCATTGATTATCCTGCTGGCAGCTCAGTTTCGGTCGCCTACACTGCCACCACGAAAACAGCCACTCGTGGCGCATTGGTAGAGCGCACGGTGTACAACGGCTTTGGCCAAGCTACGGGGGTGACTCTGGGTGGTATCGCCCGAAAATTTACAGTGGATGTGCTTGGCCGCCGCACATTTGAGTCAGACCCAGATTCCAATGCCGGTACGAGCTACCAGTTCGATATATTGGATCGAATCACGCGGATTTCTAATGCAGACAATACCTCAAGCAATGTGGTCTACGGTGCAGGCACTAAGAGAGTGACAGATGAGCGCGGCAATGTGACAACCTATAGCTACAGATCCTATGGCGATCCGGATCAGCAACTGCTAATGGGTATTTCAGCTCCTGAAGCATCTGCAAGCGTGACCATTGCCCGAAATAGCAAAGGCCTTATGACGTCTGCCACCCAGGCAGGATTAACGCGCAGCTATAAATATAACAGCAATTATCATTTGGAGTCAGTGACTAATCCAGAGACTGGCGTCACAAAGTATGGACGCGATGCCGCTGGCAACATGACCTCTAGTGCGGTGGGCGCTTCGGCAACCACCCGCTATGCCTATGATGCACAAAACAGACTGACCTCTATAACCTACCCCAGTGGAACTCCAAATGTCAGTAATACCTACAGCAAGACGCACATGCCTCTAACGGCCAGGTCCTCAACAGGCAATCGTAGCTATAGCTACGATGCCAATGGAAACATGACCAGCGAAACGCTTCAGGTGGACGGGCAGACTTTCAAGGCCACATATTCATATAACGGCCTCGACCAACTCGCCTCCATCACTTATCCATCCGGAAAAACGGTGAGCTATTCGCCCAATGCGCTGGGGCGGCCAACGCAAGTTTCAGGCTATGTTCGAAATATCACCTATTGGCCGTCTGGTCAGCTGAGGCAAATTAATTATTTGAATGGCACGATCACGGAATATCAACAAAACGCTCGTTTATGGCCAAGTACGTTCACCACGCGCAGAGGTGGTGGGGTAAATTACAACAACAACTCTTACAGTTACGGCGGTGTAGGTAATTTAACTTCGATTCGAGATTCGGTAGATGCTGATTACAACCGTACATTAAGCTATGACAAAATAAATAGGCTGATTTCTTCTAATGGACCTTGGGGTTCAGGGGTGTTGGGTTATGGTGGCAACGGCAATATCACCAGTCAAAAATTCGGCAACAATACGCTCAGCTATAACTATGATAACAATAACAAGCTGACCAGCACGCAAAAAGGCGGTGTGGCTACTACTATAGCTACGATGCATATGGGAATATTGTCGTCGGTGATGGTAAGAAGTACACCTATGACAATGCCTCTAACTTGA